One genomic window of Camelina sativa cultivar DH55 chromosome 5, Cs, whole genome shotgun sequence includes the following:
- the LOC104787634 gene encoding extensin-like, with protein sequence MQLLKGGFVLVITLILFLMTLSVAAIRKDLSLIGVKREIPTGHVPLHYLQSPPQPSPIHRHLIGVERQIPTGPNPLHNLSSPPQPSPIHRHLIGVERQIPTGPNPLHNFPSPPQPSPIHRHLIGVERQIPTGPNPLHNLSSPPQPSPIHRHLIGVERQIPTGPNPLHNFPSPPQPSPIHRHLIGVERQIPTGPNPLHNFPSPPQPSPIHRHLIGVERQIPTGPNPLHNFPSPPQPSPIHR encoded by the coding sequence atgcAACTGTTGAAAGGTGGTTTTGTATTAGTCATAACGCTAATCTTGTTCCTAATGACGTTGTCAGTGGCTGCTATTCGTAAAGATCTATCTTTGATTGGAGTTAAGAGAGAGATCCCAACAGGTCATGTTCCTTTACATTATCTTCAAAGTCCTCCTCAACCTTCACCAATACATCGTCATTTGATTGGAGTCGAGAGACAGATCCCAACAGGTCCTAATCCATTACATAATTTATCAAGTCCTCCTCAACCTTCACCAATACATCGTCATTTGATTGGAGTCGAGAGACAGATCCCAACAGGTCCTAATCCATTACATAATTTTCCAAGTCCTCCTCAACCTTCACCAATACATCGTCATTTGATTGGAGTCGAGAGACAGATCCCAACAGGTCCTAATCCATTACATAATTTATCAAGTCCTCCTCAACCTTCACCAATACATCGTCATTTGATTGGAGTCGAGAGACAGATCCCAACAGGTCCTAATCCATTACATAATTTTCCAAGTCCTCCTCAACCTTCACCAATACATCGTCATTTGATTGGAGTCGAGAGACAGATCCCAACAGGTCCTAATCCATTACATAATTTTCCAAGTCCTCCTCAACCTTCACCAATACATCGTCATTTGATTGGAGTCGAGAGACAGATCCCAACAGGTCCTAATCCGTTACATAATTTTCCAAGTCCTCCTCAGCCTTCACCAATACATCGTTAA
- the LOC104787636 gene encoding U-box domain-containing protein 20-like has product MGLSLRVRRRGGNKKEIIPVTSCSEEDEVTIPSQFLCPISYELMKDPVIIASGITYDRENIEKWFESGYQTCPVTNTVLSSLEQIPNHTIRRMIQGWCGSSLGGGIERIPTPRVPVTSHQVSEICGKLLAATRRGDHVVCSEMVGKLKRLGKESERNRKCVKEHGAGLVLCVCFDAFSGNANATLLLEETVSVLTWMLPIGSEGQFKLTSTSSFTRLVELLRNGDQNAAFLVKELLELNVAHVHALTKINGVEEAFLNSINRDTICINSLVSIHHMILANQETVSRFLALDLVNITVEMLVDSENSVCEKALLVLNAICETNEGREKVRRNELVIPVLVKKILKITEKKSLVSVMWKICKSGDGSEVEQALRLGAFKKLVVMLQVGCGEGTKEKVTELLKMMNKVMKMNGFVDRSDSSSIEFKHVKKPF; this is encoded by the coding sequence ATGGGACTTTCATTGAGAGTGAGACGTCGTGGAGGCAACAAGAAGGAGATCATTCCGGTGACTAGTTGCTCTGAGGAAGATGAAGTAACGATTCCGTCGCAGTTTCTTTGTCCGATTTCTTACGAGCTAATGAAAGATCCGGTGATTATCGCTTCAGGGATCACTTACGACCGCGAAAACATCGAGAAGTGGTTCGAGTCCGGGTACCAAACTTGTCCCGTTACTAACACGGTTTTGTCAAGTTTGGAGCAGATTCCGAATCATACTATTCGGAGGATGATTCAAGGTTGGTGCGGGTCGTCACTAGGCGGCGGGATTGAACGGATCCCGACGCCACGTGTACCCGTGACAAGTCATCAAGTCTCCGAGATTTGTGGGAAGTTACTCGCTGCGACGCGGCGTGGAGACCACGTTGTGTGCAGCGAGATGGTTGGGAAGTTGAAGAGATTGGGAAAAGAGAGCGAGAGGAACCGTAAATGCGTTAAGGAACACGGCGCCGGGTTAGTTCTTTGCGTTTGTTTCGACGCGTTTTCGGGAAACGCAAACGCTACACTATTATTGGAGGAGACTGTGTCTGTACTGACGTGGATGCTTCCCATTGGTTCAGAAGGTCAATTTAAACTCACCTCTACGTCGTCGTTTACTAGGTTGGTGGAGCTTTTGAGAAATGGCGATCAAAACGCCGCGTTTTTAGTAAAGGAGCTTCTTGAGCTCAACGTAGCTCACGTTCACGCGTTAACAAAGATCAATGGCGTCGAAGAAGCGTTCTTGAACTCAATTAATCGCGATACTATATGCATTAACTCGTTAGTTTCTATCCACCACATGATCTTGGCAAATCAAGAAACCGTTTCAAGATTTCTTGCACTGGATCTTGTTAATATAACGGTGGAGATGCTAGTTGATTCTGAAAACAGCGTTTGTGAAAAAGCGTTACTGGTTTTAAACGCGATTTGCGAAACTAatgaaggaagagagaaagtgagaagaAATGAGCTGGTGATACCggttttggtgaagaagattttgaagatcactgagaagaagagtttggtttCTGTGATGTGGAAGATTTGTAAAAGTGGAGATGGGTCTGAGGTTGAACAAGCATTGAGATTAGGTGCGTTTAAGAAGCTTGTTGTGATGCTACAAGTTGGATGTGGTgaaggaacgaaggagaaggtgACTGagttgttgaagatgatgaataaaGTTATGAAGATGAATGGTTTCGTTGATCGTTCTGATTCATCTTCAATTGAGTTTAAGCATGTTAAGAAACCATTTTGA
- the LOC104787635 gene encoding receptor protein kinase TMK1 translates to MKKRRTFLLFSISFLLLLLNSSKADSDGDISAMLSLKKSLNPPVSLGWSDPDPCKWTHIVCTGTKRVTRIQIGHSGLQGTLSPDLRNLSELERLELQWNNISGSVPSLSGLASLQVLMLSNNNFESIPSDVFQGLTSLQSVEIDNNPFKSWEIPESLRNASALQNFSANSANVSGKLPGFLGPDEFPGLSILHLAFNNLEGELPLSLAGSQVQSLWLNGQKLTGSVDVLQNMTGLKEVWLHSNAFSGPLPDFSGLRELESLSLRDNSFTGPVPESLLSLESLKVVNLTNNHLQGPFPEFKSSVSVDLDKGSNSFCLSSPGLCDPRVKSLLLIASSFHYPLRLAESWKGNDPCTNWIGIACSNGNITVVNLEKMGLTGTISPEFGAIKSLQRIVLEINNLTGTIPQELATLPNLKTLDVSTNQLFGKVPGFRSNVVVNTNGNPDIGKAKSSLPSPSSSSPSGGSGSVIDGDKDRRGMKSSTFIGIIVGSVLGGLLSIVLIGLLVFCWYKKRQKRNTRGESSNAVVVHPRHSGSDNESVKITVAGSSVSVGGISDTYTLPGTSEVGDNIQMVEAGNMLISIQVLRSVTNNFSEDNILGSGGFGVVYKGELHDGTKIAVKRMENGVIAGKGFAEFKSEIAVLTKVRHRHLVTLLGYCLDGNEKLLVYEYMPQGTLSRHLFEWSEEGLNPLLWKQRLTLALDVARGVEYLHGLAHQSFIHRDLKPSNILLGDDMRAKVADFGLVRLAPEGKGSIETRIAGTFGYLAPEYAVTGRVTTKVDVYSFGVILMELITGRKSLDESQPEESIHLVSWFKRMYINKESSFKKAIDPTIDLDEETLASVHTVAELAGHCCAREPYQRPDMGHAVNILSSLVELWKPSDQNPEDIYGIDLDMSLPQALKKWQAYEGRSDLESSTSSLLPSLDNTQMSIPTRPYGFAESFTSVDGR, encoded by the exons ATGAAGAAAAGACGaacctttcttctcttttcgatttcatttctccttcttcttctcaattcaTCCAAAGCTGACTCCGATGGAGACATCTCAGCGATGCTTTCACTCAAGAAGAGCTTAAACCCACCTGTTTCTCTCGGTTGGTCTGACCCTGACCCGTGTAAATGGACTCACATCGTTTGTACTGGTACAAAACGTGTGACCCGGATCCAAATCGGGCATTCGGGTCTTCAAGGTACACTCTCTCCTGATCTACGTAACTTATCTGAGCTCGAAAGGCTTGAGCTTCAATGGAACAACATCTCTGGCTCTGTTCCTTCTTTAAGTGGTTTAGCTTCTTTACAAGTCTTGATGCTTAGTAACAACAACTTCGAATCAATCCCTAGTGATGTCTTTCAAGGTTTAACTTCGTTACAGTCTGTAGAGATCGATAACAACCCTTTCAAGTCTTGGGAGATACCTGAGAGTTTGAGAAACGCCTCTGCTCTTCAGAATTTCTCGGCGAACTCGGCTAATGTCTCCGGTAAATTACCCGGTTTTCTCGGACCGGATGAGTTTCCCGGTTTGTCGATTTTGCATTTGGCTTTCAATAACTTGGAAGGTGAGTTGCCTTTGAGTTTAGCTGGCTCGCAGGTTCAGTCTTTGTGGCTTAATGGTCAGAAACTAACCGGTTCAGTTGATGTTCTTCAGAACATGACTGGTTTGAAAGAGGTTTGGCTTCATTCCAACGCGTTCTCGGGTCCTTTACCGGACTTTTCGGGTCTTAGAGAGCTTGAGAGCTTGAGTTTGAGGGATAACTCGTTCACTGGTCCAGTTCCTGAGTCTTTGTTAAGTCTTGAGTCACTTAAAGTTGTGAACTTGACTaataaccatcttcaaggaccATTTCCTGAGTTTAAGAGCTCTGTTTCGGTTGATTTGGATAAAGGTTCCAATAGCTTTTGCTTGTCTAGTCCTGGTTTGTGTGATCCTAGAGTGAAGTCTTTGCTTTTGATAGCTAGTTCATTCCATTATCCGCTGAGGCTTGCTGAGAGTTGGAAAGGAAATGATCCTTGCACCAACTGGATTGGGATTGCTTGTAGCAATGGGAACATTACTGTCGTCAATCTTGAGAAAATGGGTCTGACGGGGACGATTTCTCCCGAGTTTGGAGCCATTAAATCGCTTCAAAGGATCGTTCTTGAAATCAATAACCTTACGGGTACGATTCCTCAAGAACTTGCAACGTTACCTAACCTCAAAACACTCGATGTCTCGACTAACCAGCTTTTTGGGAAGGTCCCTGGTTTCAGAAGCAATGTGGTTGTGAATACTAATGGTAATCCTGACATTGGAAAGGCAAAAAGCTCTTTGCCGTCTCCTAGTTCTTCTTCGCCTTCAGGTGGTTCTGGTTCAGTAATTGATGGTGATAAAGACAGGAGAGGAATGAAGTCTTCGACGTTTATAGGAATCATTGTTGGTTCAGTTCTTGGAGGTTTGTTATCGATCGTCTTGATCGGTTTATTAGTTTTCTGCTGGTACAAGAAGAGGCAAAAGCGTAACACAAGAGGTGAGAGCTCAAATGCAGTAGTGGTGCATCCGCGACATTCAGGTTCTGACAACGAGAGTGTGAAAATCACAGTTGCGGGTTCAAGTGTAAGCGTTGGCGGCATAAGTGATACCTACACGCTTCCTGGTACGAGTGAGGTAGGAGATAATATCCAAATGGTGGAAGCAGGAAACATGCTGATCTCAATACAAGTGCTTCGTTCCGTGACTAACAACTTCAGTGAAGATAACATTCTTGGATCAGGAGGTTTCGGGGTTGTGTATAAAGGCGAATTGCACGATGGAACAAAGATAGCAGTTAAGAGAATGGAGAATGGAGTGATTGCTGGTAAAGGTTTTGCAGAATTCAAATCAGAGATTGCGGTTTTAACAAAAGTGAGGCATCGTCATTTGGTTACGCTTCTCGGTTATTGTTTGGATGGGAACGAGAAGCTTCTTGTGTATGAGTATATGCCGCAAGGGACATTGAGTAGGCATTTGTTTGAGTGGTCAGAGGAAGGGCTTAATCCTCTGTTGTGGAAACAGAGATTGACTTTAGCCTTGGATGTTGCAAGAGGTGTGGAGTATCTCCATGGATTAGCTCACCAAAGCTTCATTCACAGGGATCTTAAGCCTTCAAACATTCTTCTAGGTGATGATATGAGGGCGAAAGTTGCAGACTTTGGACTCGTTCGTCTCGCCCCAGAAGGGAAAGGATCGATTGAAACCAGAATTGCTGGAACGTTTGGTTACTTGGCACCTGAATATGCAG TAACGGGACGTGTGACCACGAAGGTAGATGTGTACAGCTTCGGGGTAATTCTAATGGAACTCATAACAGGTAGAAAGTCTCTAGACGAATCGCAACCAGAAGAGAGCATTCACTTGGTGTCCTGGTTCAAACGGATGTACATCAACAAAGAATCATCATTCAAGAAAGCGATTGACCCAACAATAGACCTTGACGAAGAAACCCTAGCTAGCGTTCACACTGTTGCTGAACTAGCAGGCCATTGCTGCGCCCGTGAGCCTTACCAGAGACCAGACATGGGACACGCAGTCAATATTCTGTCTTCACTAGTCGAGCTATGGAAACCCTCAGATCAGAATCCAGAAGACATATACGGTATCGATCTCGACATGTCTTTGCCTCAGGCACTTAAGAAATGGCAAGCTTATGAAGGAAGAAGCGATCTCGAATCTTCGACTTCATCGCTTTTACCTAGCTTGGACAACACGCAGATGAGTATTCCCACTAGACCTTACGGATTCGCAGAGTCGTTCACTTCAGTAGATGGACGATGA
- the LOC104787637 gene encoding PHD finger protein MALE MEIOCYTE DEATH 1 yields MPVPIIETCRKRKRKPKVYSSQRFGEDGVPIYRSEAFRDQIRVFLRDCAEVEEYSVLGMPVWCTLLSHETTNSVVPLYTVEEDVARSSEPYCDQCRCTGWSNHFVSKRKYHFIIPVDSEWNMPLEDDVFDLQSHLLHGLIHSNGFGHLICINGMEGDSKYLCGREIVDLWDRICNILGARMITVEDFSKKRSMELRLLYGVAYGHSWFGRWGYKFSRGSYGVTKNDYENAIELLGSLDLNQIEFHFGEYQQSKEIKQVIRYYREMSEGNLRTFRDLLRFMLIIKSHASPQKLLPATPPILTDSPHPKRSSRLLLKKSDIADNDKSPKYRRYSTVAANLGSRWPVRRLIFAAEVIVESLKEMKAMKPNGMTRQDVRDSARLHIGDTGLLDYVLKSMHNVVVGNVLVRRYVDPVTRILHYTIQELDDAMNVIEPKKEEAVLLEEITPLRIYTPLKPGADVYGDLLLLYTNVLLNYPESELLVRSATQAILDSKHFVKEWPIWDNSETVLQFVCRINPSLIGLRSEQMTELPPGELVTVPLQATVFDLKQAIEETFRDTYCILANFVVSEIEEVTEDMSLTESCSALTVRGYGIDLESKLKCQGGCDTWMVRCICRARDDDGERMISCDVCEVWQHTRCCGIDDSDTLPPLFVCSNCCEEFAEQQRKVLQPKYEFPSSENMFLIESADDFYGDQSCLGLIFPEENYLL; encoded by the exons ATGCCAGTTCCAATCATAGAAACGTGCCgtaagaggaagaggaagccCAAAGTTTACAGCTCGCAACGGTTCGGCGAAGATGGGGTTCCGATTTACCGGAGCGAAGCTTTTCGCGAtcagattagggtttttttacgCGATTGCGCCGAGGTTGAGGAGTATAGCGTTCTTGGTATGCCTGTTTGGTGTACGCTACTTAGCCATGAGACTACGAACTCGGTGGTTCCACTTTACACTGTTGAGGAGGATGTGGCTCGTTCTTCGGAGCCTTACTGCGATCAATGTCGTTGCACAG gGTGGAGCAATCATTTTGTGTCAAAGAGGAAGTATCACTTTATAATACCAGTTGATTCTGAGTGGAATATGCCTTTAGAAGATGATGTATTTGATCTACAAAGTCATCTTTTACATGGATTGATTCATAGTAATGGCTTTGGTCAtttgatatgcatcaatggtaTGGAAGGGGATTCTAAATACTTGTGCGGAAGAGAGATTGTTGATCTTTGGGACCGGATTTGTAATATCCTTGGAGCACG GATGATAACAGTTGAAGATTTTTCCAAGAAGAGATCTATGGAACTGAGGTTGTTGTATGGTGTTGCTTATGGCCACTCCTGGTTTGGAAGATGGGGATACAAATTCTCTCGTGGAAGTTATGGTGTGACAAAGAATGATTACGAGAATGCGATAGAGCTTCTTGGTTCACTTGATCTTAATCAGATTGAGTTTCATTTTGGTGAGTATCAACAATCTAAAGAGATCAAGCAGGTTATTCGGTATTACAGAGAGATGAGTGAAGGGAATTTGAGGACGTTCAGAGATCTTTTGCGGTTTATGCTCATCATCAAGTCTCATGCTTCTCCCCAAAAGCTTCTTCCTGCGACTCCTCCTATCCTGACAGATTCTCCTCATCCGAAAAGATCAAGTAGGTTGCTTTTGAAGAAAAGTGATATTGCAGATAACGACAAGTCTCCGAAATATAGGCGTTATAGCACTGTTGCTGCAAATTTGGGTAGTAGATGGCCTGTGAGGAGACTAATATTTGCAGCTGAAGTGATAGTAGAGTCACTGAAAGAGATGAAAGCAATGAAGCCAAACGGTATGACTCGGCAAGATGTTAGGGATTCAGCTAGATTGCATATTGGAGACACCGGTCTGCTGGATTATGTGCTGAAGTCGATGCACAATGTGGTCGTTGGGAATGTTTTGGTTCGGCGTTATGTTGATCCCGTTACACGTATTCTGCACTATACAATACAGGAGCTTGATGATGCGATGAACGTCATAGAaccgaagaaagaagaagctgtaCTGCTAGAGGAGATTACTCCTTTGAGGATTTATACTCCATTAAAACCTGGAGCTGATGTTTATGGAGATCTGTTGTTACTATACACAAATGTGTTGTTGAACTATCCAGAATCTGAGCTA CTAGTGAGATCTGCAACTCAAGCAATCCTAGACAGCAAGCACTTCGTAAAGGAGTGGCCTATATGGGACAACAGTGAAACAGTCTTACAATTTGTTTGCCGTATCAATCCAAGTTTGATTGGTTTGAGATCAGAACAGATGACAGAGCTTCCTCCTGGTGAATTGGTCACAGTTCCATTACAAGCTACAGTCTTTGATCTAAAGCAAGCCATTGAAGAGACTTTCAGAGATACTTACTGCATCTTAGCAAACTTTGTGGTGAGTGAGATTGAAGAAGTTACAGAAGACATGAGTTTGACCGAGTCTTGTTCTGCTTTAACAGTGAGGGGTTATGGGATTGATTTGGAATCGAAACTCAAGTGTCAAGGTGGATGTGATACATGGATGGTGAGATGTATTTGCAGGGCtagagatgatgatggtgagaggATGATATCTTGTGATGTTTGTGAGGTATGGCAACATACAAGATGCTGTGGGATTGATGATTCAGATACTTTGCCTCCACTTTTTGTGTGTTCGAACTGCTGTGAAGAGTTTGCAGAGCAACAGAGGAAAGTGTTGCAGCCCAAATATGAGTTTCCGAGTTCAGAGAATATGTTTCTGATTGAATCTGCAGATGATTTCTATGGGGATCAAAGTTGTCTTGGTTTGATTTTCCCTGAAGAAAACTATCTCTTGTAA